A genomic window from Candidatus Obscuribacterales bacterium includes:
- a CDS encoding 5'-nucleotidase C-terminal domain-containing protein, with product MPERGNFELSNDRNGHGSFESSSRLAQEASAANTPFWETTGFKQGSSEAVGTFAAGLTGILTFSAGAAMKRYQLLKAGTVALAPVLGGWSKHGVKEGLDSMLHLSGKDKSASTNDYYTGALDAVAGITGSMAEQKASHWYTGYVGRRELTRGSTSAAGGLKHEFASWIKGKSPTGMVSEKAALTEGKRIVSQDVLPQITHNVLRGVAGGFVGSLTWSVPHRAWENRDEINKDATQGTIKTISQIGVDTTLGTLIGGGSAGLITSAIHGKTIGRYFKAHLNGDDGLTRMDVSYFNDGHGQMLGDRNFARANTLMNDLGTKSKTMETNSPIWSEVPEKERTGRWWKQFTGQEPVMENQRTARNYQKRQGGDLENANVSAPWTGWGKGEDEIVRAMDLDVEGWGNHPFDKAGGGSDIVTLPEYINQQNTITGKRRPIVTSNLDLSELPEEAAKNLREIFEPYIVHELKGPNGKPVKAATIGLTTEEGAVGGIKYIDAAKRLKEVLAQVKEEHPDTKIFMVQAHLGDEITRKLAQEFKEVSVIFDAHSHQAYGTVMYVNNGERDVAIIQAGAYLSHIGEYNLAFNPDGSLNKFRTTGRLHAVTKDIKEDPVIKSIIDKRIPKELNDLYAEKYDATATAKYNLDSIRRDENPTANLIVDALVADSQKRIAPDIRPDIITAQSGFIRTGIPGGQELSRFDLCKVIINAGKKSDEELEQVMVNVTGKQFKDMLEFGIADLNAPQDAGIKGFIKQMFNRMLTGKSMPKVDDPQGNLLHMNGSYTFDLSKPVGQRVSKIMLNENGHLAEIEPTRTYRWQTRWHFIDKAHKAGLLGDVPLKDAYKAIDATDYKESIVDAIGDYIRGKILDPKIHGKVEGRIINKTPQPFSLQYGPGPSIPTFSVLSGRDTMSGDQKAH from the coding sequence TTGCCAGAAAGAGGCAACTTCGAGTTAAGCAACGACCGCAACGGTCATGGCTCGTTTGAGTCGTCTTCCAGGCTCGCCCAAGAAGCCTCTGCCGCAAATACTCCTTTCTGGGAAACAACGGGCTTCAAGCAAGGCAGCTCGGAAGCAGTTGGTACATTCGCAGCCGGACTAACAGGCATTCTTACATTTAGCGCCGGCGCTGCAATGAAGCGCTATCAATTACTAAAAGCAGGCACAGTAGCACTAGCTCCTGTCTTAGGTGGTTGGTCAAAACATGGCGTCAAAGAAGGACTGGACAGCATGCTGCATTTAAGCGGCAAAGACAAAAGCGCCAGCACTAACGACTACTACACAGGCGCACTCGATGCAGTTGCCGGTATCACAGGTAGCATGGCCGAACAAAAAGCTTCGCACTGGTATACAGGCTATGTTGGCCGCCGCGAATTAACACGCGGTTCAACAAGCGCAGCCGGCGGACTGAAGCACGAATTTGCAAGCTGGATCAAGGGCAAATCTCCGACAGGAATGGTCTCTGAAAAGGCTGCTTTGACTGAAGGCAAACGCATCGTGTCGCAAGATGTGTTGCCGCAAATAACTCACAATGTTCTGCGCGGAGTTGCCGGAGGCTTTGTCGGCTCTCTTACCTGGTCAGTACCTCATCGCGCATGGGAAAATCGCGACGAAATAAACAAAGATGCAACGCAAGGCACAATAAAAACTATCTCTCAAATCGGTGTTGATACAACTTTAGGAACGCTAATTGGTGGTGGATCAGCAGGGCTTATTACATCTGCCATTCATGGCAAGACTATAGGACGCTATTTCAAAGCTCATTTAAATGGAGACGATGGTCTCACTCGCATGGACGTCTCTTATTTCAATGACGGACATGGACAAATGCTTGGCGATCGAAATTTTGCCAGAGCAAATACACTAATGAATGATCTGGGCACTAAATCCAAAACGATGGAAACGAACAGTCCAATTTGGAGTGAAGTACCCGAGAAAGAACGTACTGGTCGCTGGTGGAAACAATTCACCGGTCAAGAACCAGTAATGGAAAATCAAAGAACCGCACGCAACTACCAGAAGCGCCAGGGCGGCGATTTGGAAAACGCCAACGTCTCAGCTCCATGGACAGGCTGGGGCAAAGGCGAAGACGAAATCGTCAGAGCTATGGACTTAGATGTTGAAGGCTGGGGCAACCATCCTTTCGATAAGGCAGGCGGTGGGTCTGACATCGTGACGCTGCCAGAATATATCAATCAGCAAAATACAATCACCGGCAAGCGCCGACCAATTGTAACAAGCAACCTGGATCTTTCAGAACTGCCTGAAGAAGCCGCGAAGAACTTGCGAGAGATATTCGAGCCTTACATTGTCCACGAATTGAAAGGGCCCAACGGTAAACCGGTCAAAGCAGCGACCATTGGTCTGACCACCGAAGAAGGCGCAGTCGGCGGAATCAAATACATAGACGCTGCTAAACGACTCAAAGAAGTATTGGCACAAGTCAAAGAAGAACATCCGGACACCAAAATCTTCATGGTCCAGGCACATTTAGGCGATGAAATAACCAGAAAGTTGGCTCAAGAATTCAAGGAAGTTTCTGTCATATTTGACGCTCACTCTCACCAAGCTTACGGCACAGTCATGTACGTCAACAATGGCGAACGCGATGTCGCAATTATACAGGCAGGCGCTTATCTGTCTCACATCGGCGAATACAACCTGGCGTTCAATCCGGACGGTTCACTCAATAAATTCAGAACCACCGGTAGACTGCATGCGGTCACGAAGGACATTAAGGAAGATCCGGTAATCAAATCAATCATTGATAAAAGAATACCCAAAGAACTCAATGATCTATACGCAGAAAAATACGACGCAACAGCAACAGCTAAATACAATTTAGACAGCATTCGTCGCGATGAAAACCCAACTGCTAATTTGATCGTCGATGCTCTAGTAGCGGACAGTCAAAAGCGCATTGCGCCGGACATAAGACCAGACATCATTACCGCCCAGAGCGGCTTCATAAGAACAGGCATACCAGGCGGACAAGAACTGTCACGCTTCGATTTGTGCAAAGTGATAATCAATGCCGGTAAAAAATCGGACGAAGAACTCGAGCAAGTTATGGTGAATGTCACCGGCAAGCAATTCAAGGACATGCTTGAGTTTGGCATAGCTGATCTCAATGCACCACAAGATGCCGGCATCAAGGGCTTTATCAAACAAATGTTCAACAGGATGTTGACTGGCAAATCCATGCCGAAGGTTGATGATCCACAAGGCAATCTCTTGCATATGAACGGCAGTTATACTTTCGATTTGAGCAAACCAGTTGGACAAAGAGTCAGTAAAATTATGCTCAATGAAAACGGTCACCTAGCAGAGATAGAGCCGACAAGAACTTACAGATGGCAAACACGCTGGCACTTTATAGACAAAGCACACAAAGCAGGACTCTTGGGAGACGTACCTCTTAAAGATGCCTACAAAGCAATTGATGCAACGGACTACAAAGAATCAATCGTTGACGCTATTGGCGATTACATTAGAGGCAAGATACTCGATCCGAAGATTCACGGCAAAGTTGAAGGCCGTATCATCAACAAGACTCCTCAACCATTTTCACTTCAGTATGGACCGGGACCTTCAATTCCAACCTTCTCAGTTTTGTCCGGTCGTGATACCATGAGCGGCGACCAAAAGGCACACTAG
- a CDS encoding sulfurtransferase TusA family protein, with the protein MNLKLDLRGVACPMNFVKTRLFLDKMAVGDTVEVLLDGGEPVESVSLSVQQEGHAVLATSPSAEGHFVVTIRKDL; encoded by the coding sequence ATGAATTTGAAGCTGGATTTGCGCGGTGTTGCCTGCCCGATGAATTTTGTGAAAACGCGACTGTTTTTGGACAAAATGGCAGTTGGGGATACTGTCGAAGTTTTGCTTGATGGTGGTGAACCGGTGGAGAGCGTAAGCTTGAGCGTTCAGCAAGAAGGGCATGCAGTTCTGGCAACGTCTCCTTCAGCCGAAGGACACTTTGTGGTTACTATCCGCAAGGACCTATAA
- the hppD gene encoding 4-hydroxyphenylpyruvate dioxygenase, with protein MVKEKTELDAMASGAEELRIDGFDHVEFYVGNALQAAYYYHKGFGFDVVGYRGPETGVRDTASYVLKQNNVTLVLTSALHPGHPIAEHVHRHGDGVKCVGMKVQDARKTYETAISRGAKGVGNPVEYKGEDGTYVSASVQTYGDTIHTFVERKDYTGAFAPDYKGKKKSAGNIGLTYIDHIVGNVEAQRMESWVDFYKKVFGFYVYQYFDAKDISTQYSALVSKVMANKSGTIKLPINEPAPGVGKSQIQEYLDYYLAPGVQHIAIGTKDIIATVAQLRDRGIDFLTVPHSYYEALPERVGKIDEDLEELERNGILVDRESEGYLLQIFTKPVEDRPTLFFEIIQRKGAQGFGKGNFKALFEAVEREQAARGNL; from the coding sequence ATGGTAAAAGAAAAAACAGAGTTGGACGCAATGGCATCCGGCGCTGAGGAACTCAGAATTGATGGGTTTGATCACGTCGAATTTTACGTAGGTAATGCCCTGCAGGCGGCTTACTACTACCATAAAGGTTTTGGCTTTGATGTAGTTGGCTATCGCGGACCGGAAACAGGTGTGCGTGACACAGCTTCTTACGTGTTGAAGCAAAACAATGTAACTCTGGTTTTGACAAGCGCATTACATCCTGGTCACCCGATTGCTGAACATGTTCATCGTCATGGTGATGGCGTGAAGTGCGTCGGCATGAAAGTACAAGATGCTCGCAAGACGTATGAGACAGCCATATCACGCGGTGCTAAAGGTGTTGGTAATCCGGTTGAGTACAAAGGCGAAGATGGAACCTATGTTTCCGCATCCGTGCAGACATATGGCGACACCATCCACACCTTTGTTGAAAGAAAAGATTACACAGGTGCCTTTGCTCCTGATTACAAAGGCAAAAAGAAATCTGCCGGCAATATTGGGCTTACTTACATTGATCACATCGTTGGCAACGTAGAAGCACAACGTATGGAATCTTGGGTTGACTTCTACAAGAAAGTATTCGGATTTTACGTCTACCAATACTTTGATGCTAAGGACATAAGCACACAGTATTCGGCATTGGTTTCCAAAGTTATGGCCAACAAGAGCGGCACAATCAAGCTGCCTATCAACGAGCCGGCACCAGGCGTTGGCAAGTCACAGATACAAGAGTATCTCGATTATTACTTGGCTCCCGGTGTTCAACATATTGCCATTGGTACGAAAGATATTATTGCCACAGTTGCACAATTGCGTGATCGCGGCATCGATTTCTTGACGGTACCGCATTCTTATTACGAAGCTTTGCCGGAACGCGTTGGTAAAATCGACGAGGATTTGGAAGAGCTTGAGCGTAACGGCATTCTTGTTGATCGCGAATCCGAAGGCTATTTGCTGCAAATTTTCACCAAGCCGGTTGAAGATAGGCCAACATTGTTCTTTGAGATCATTCAACGCAAAGGTGCGCAAGGGTTCGGCAAAGGCAACTTCAAAGCGCTTTTCGAAGCTGTGGAAAGAGAACAAGCTGCTAGAGGAAATCTCTAA